The following are from one region of the Polaribacter marinaquae genome:
- a CDS encoding YebC/PmpR family DNA-binding transcriptional regulator — MGRAFEFRKARKMKRWSAMAKTFTRIGKDIVMAVKEGGPNPETNSRLRAVIQNAKAANMPKDNVERAIKKATDKDTANYKEVLFEGYAPHGIAVLLETATDNNNRTVANVRAAFNKCDGNLGTSGSVVFMFDHTCNFTLKKEDITMDMEELELELIDFEVEEVFDDEEGVIIYAPFEQFGAIQSFFEENNVEILSSGFERIPTTTTKLTEDQQADVEKLLEKLEEDDDVQNVYHSMEI, encoded by the coding sequence ATGGGTAGAGCATTTGAGTTTAGGAAAGCAAGGAAGATGAAACGTTGGTCTGCAATGGCAAAAACATTTACCAGAATTGGTAAAGACATTGTAATGGCTGTTAAAGAAGGTGGCCCAAACCCAGAAACAAATTCTCGTTTACGTGCAGTTATTCAAAACGCCAAAGCGGCGAATATGCCAAAAGATAATGTAGAACGTGCCATTAAAAAAGCAACAGATAAAGATACTGCAAATTATAAAGAAGTTTTATTTGAAGGCTATGCACCACACGGTATTGCAGTTCTTTTAGAAACGGCAACAGATAACAATAATAGAACTGTTGCAAATGTTAGAGCAGCATTTAATAAATGTGATGGAAACTTAGGTACTTCTGGTTCTGTTGTTTTTATGTTTGACCATACCTGTAACTTCACTTTGAAAAAAGAAGATATTACAATGGATATGGAAGAATTAGAATTAGAATTGATAGATTTTGAAGTTGAAGAAGTTTTTGATGATGAAGAAGGTGTTATTATCTACGCTCCTTTTGAGCAGTTTGGAGCAATACAATCTTTCTTTGAAGAAAATAATGTAGAAATTTTATCTTCTGGTTTTGAAAGAATACCAACTACAACAACTAAATTAACAGAAGATCAGCAAGCTGATGTAGAA